A portion of the Cryptomeria japonica chromosome 5, Sugi_1.0, whole genome shotgun sequence genome contains these proteins:
- the LOC131876229 gene encoding L-type lectin-domain containing receptor kinase IX.2-like, whose translation MANCSAWTLFLSLSLILILFSYTACAGNISFTFPPKTNIRVDYDACFEGNKIQLTKNELVGDLRNSTGWATYNKPIPLWDNSSGSLASFASYFQFLIRNSSLKLTGGLTFFIAPFDHKPPAHACVKWLGLFGETTDSKFSNPVVAVEFDTFQNEFDPDDNHVGIDVNSAVSVASVSLSSALKSGIPWNAWVDYDGNTTELQVFANLNNISKPISPILTYQIDLRHYFPEKVKVGFTASTGDACETHTVQAWNFSCKYAWDTFSAPPPTIFSSELSLEDYSPSPDSSPPPPDSSLPPDSSPPPPDSSLPPDSSPPPPDSSLPPDSYPLLQIPHSLQIHHSSPPPPDSPPPPDSSPPPPDSSLPPDSSPPPPDSSLPPDSSPPPPDSSPPPPDSSPPPPDSSLPPDSSPPPPDSSPPPENVPPASSHLPGKFSPHASPSTTQNSKKIILISVCVCLPMSCCFLFIACRWYSKQKETKPDNEGEDGETELDEQFAQGPCKFSYAQLSAATCNFSNKEKLGEGGFGSVYRGVLPTTNEIVAIKRISQESKQGRKEYIAEVTVISKLRHRNLVRLLGWCHEKAEMLLVYEFLPNGSLDRFIFHERKDCLNWERRYSVACGIASGLIYLHEEWDQRVVHRDVKSSNVLLDSNFNAKLGDFGLARLVEPDHSASHTTMVAGTHGYMAPEYIESGKASPESDVYSFGVLALEIACGRHPIDYSLHEYNLRLVAWVWDLHRQGKILDAADNKLKGNFKSVEMEMLMLVGLLCSHLNPYARPTMREVLKMLEFDTPLPDATLNMPVAVYGDALISHGGSSQLACL comes from the exons ATGGCAAACTGCTCTGCTTGGACGCTCTTCCTTTCCTTATCCTTGATCCTCATTCTATTCTCTTATACGGCATGCGCAGGAAACATTAGCTTTACTTTCCCTCCCAAAACAAATATCAGAGTAGATTATGACGCTTGTTTTGAAGGGAACAAAATACAACTCACCAAAAATGAATTAGTAGGTGATTTGAGAAATAGCACAGGCTGGGCCACTTACAACAAACCAATTCCTCTATGGGACAACTCTTCTGGGTCTCTCGCAAGTTTTGCATCATATTTTCAATTCCTTATCAGAAACTCCAGCCTGAAGTTAACGGGCGGTCTCACTTTCTTTATTGCCCCGTTCGACCATAAACCACCAGCACATGCTTGCGTGAAGTGGCTGGGCCTCTTTGGCGAAACCACAGATAGTAAGTTTTCAAATCCTGTAGTGGCTGTCGAGTTCGACACATTCCAGAACGAGTTTGACCCCGATGATAACCATGTGGGAATAGACGTCAACTCAGCTGTTTCCGTGGCGAGTGTTTCGCTTAGCTCTGCTCTCAAAAGTGGGATACCTTGGAACGCGTGGGTAGATTACGATGGGAATACAACTGAGTTACAGGTATTTGCTAATCTCAATAATATTTCTAAACCCATAAGCCCGATTTTGACTTATCAGATAGATCTGCGTCACTATTTTCCGGAAAAGGTTAAGGTTGGCTTCACCGCATCCACTGGAGATGCATGTGAAACCCACACAGTCCAGGCTTGGAATTTTTCTTGTAAATATGCGTGGGATACCTTCTCTGCTCCCCCTCCGACCATTTTTTCCTCTGAACTGTCATTAGAAGATTACTCACCCTCTCCAGATTCCTCACCGCCTCCTCCAGATTCCTCACTCCCTCCAGATTCCTCACCGCCTCCTCCAGATTCCTCACTCCCTCCAGATTCCTCACCCCCTCCTCCAGATTCCTCACTCCCTCCAGATTCTTACCCCCTCCTCCAGATTCCTCACTCCCTCCAGATTCACC ATTCCTCACCGCCTCCTCCAGATTCACCGCCTCCTCCAGATTCCTCACCCCCTCCTCCAGATTCCTCACTCCCTCCAGATTCCTCACCGCCTCCTCCAGATTCCTCACTCCCTCCAGATTCCTCACCTCCTCCTCCAGATTCCTCACCGCCTCCTCCAGATTCCTCACCTCCTCCTCCAGATTCCTCACTCCCTCCAGATTCCTCACCGCCTCCTCCAGATTCCTCACCTCCTCCGGAAAATGTTCCTCCAGCTTCCTCACACCTTCCGGGGAAATTTTCTCCACATGCCTCACCATCAACTACTCAAAATAGTAAGAAAATTATCTTGATATCTGTCTGCGTCTGCTTGCCGATGAGCTGCTGTTTTTTGTTTATCGCCTGCCGGTGGTATTCGAAACAGAAGGAAACGAAGCCGGATAATGAAGGTGAGGATGGAGAAACAGAGCTGGACGAACAGTTCGCTCAAGGCCCCTGCAAATTCTCTTATGCTCAACTCAGCGCGGCTACCTGTAACTTCAGCAACAAAGAAAAACTGGGAGAAGGCGGCTTCGGAAGTGTCTACAGGGGGGTATTGCCTACAACGAACGAGATAGTGGCTATAAAGAGAATATCCCAAGAATCCAAGCAAGGAAGAAAGGAGTATATTGCAGAGGTTACCGTAATCAGTAAACTGAGACACCGTAACCTTGTGCGACTCTTGGGATGGTGCCATGAAAAAGCTGAGATGCTTCTTGTTTACGAGTTCCTCCCTAATGGAAGTCTCGATAGATTTATATTCCATGAAAGAAAAGACTGTTTGAATTGGGAGCGAAGGTACAGTGTTGCTTGTGGTATAGCCTCTGGTCTTATTTATCTTCACGAAGAGTGGGATCAGCGCGTTGTTCATAGAGACGTGAAGTCCAGCAATGTGTTGTTggattcaaatttcaatgcaaagcTGGGGGATTTTGGTCTAGCAAGACTTGTAGAACCTGATCACTCCGCCTCCCATACAACCATGGTTGCAGGGACACATGGATATATGGCACCAGAGTATATTGAATCAGGAAAGGCGAGCCCAGAATCAGACGTGTATAGCTTTGGAGTTCTGGCTTTGGAAATTGCCTGCGGAAGGCATCCCATTGACTACAGCTTGCATGAATACAATCTCAGACTGGTCGCCTGGGTTTGGGATTTGCATAGGCAAGGGAAGATATTGGATGCGGCAGACAATAAGCTAAAAGGGAATTTCAAGAGTGTGGAAATGGAGATGCTGATGCTGGTGGGATTGTTGTGTTCTCATCTGAACCCATATGCGAGACCCACGATGAGAGAGGTGTTAAAGATGTTAGAATTTGACACTCCACTGCCGGATGCTACCCTGAATATGCCTGTAGCTGTGTACGGCGACGCTCTTATTTCTCATGGTGGCTCATCTCAACTAGCTTGCCTTTGA